The proteins below come from a single Candidatus Kirkpatrickella diaphorinae genomic window:
- a CDS encoding 4-(cytidine 5'-diphospho)-2-C-methyl-D-erythritol kinase, whose protein sequence is MKREKAHAKINLYLHITGRRDDGYHLLDSLAIFAASGDALTATTAHSHDTQPGDVTLEIDGPFADGLADCDDNLILRAARRIERFRPSGSASALHLTLTKNLPVASGIGGGSADAAAALRIMAAHWDVDEARIPAIARELGADVPVCLAQRPARMRGIGEDLSAAPAMPPFHLLLVNPGIAVSTPAIFTSWKAHHGRFRREMELPPAWPDLDALISFLNITTNDLQGPAQSYYPIIGQVLTLIASSPGCRMARMSGSGATCFGIFADAEEAAQASQKCRAKGWWAEAGPALT, encoded by the coding sequence ATGAAGCGGGAAAAAGCACACGCTAAAATCAATCTCTACCTGCATATCACAGGCCGCCGGGATGATGGCTATCACCTGCTCGATAGCCTCGCGATATTTGCGGCTTCCGGCGACGCATTGACGGCGACGACCGCCCATTCTCATGATACGCAGCCAGGTGACGTCACGTTGGAAATTGACGGTCCCTTTGCGGATGGTCTGGCAGATTGCGACGATAATCTCATTTTACGAGCCGCGCGCCGCATTGAGCGGTTTCGGCCATCCGGGTCGGCGTCAGCTTTGCATCTGACACTCACGAAAAATCTCCCTGTCGCATCCGGTATTGGGGGCGGGTCCGCAGATGCTGCCGCGGCCCTTCGGATCATGGCGGCGCATTGGGATGTAGACGAAGCCCGGATCCCCGCTATCGCGCGGGAATTAGGGGCGGATGTGCCGGTCTGCCTCGCGCAGCGCCCGGCGCGGATGCGCGGCATCGGGGAAGATCTGTCCGCGGCCCCCGCCATGCCGCCTTTCCATCTCCTCCTGGTCAATCCGGGGATCGCTGTGTCCACCCCGGCGATTTTCACATCCTGGAAGGCCCATCACGGGCGATTCCGCCGGGAGATGGAACTCCCCCCCGCATGGCCGGATCTCGACGCGCTGATTTCATTTCTGAATATAACGACAAATGACCTGCAGGGCCCCGCACAGTCGTATTATCCCATTATTGGCCAGGTCCTGACACTCATCGCGTCATCTCCGGGGTGTCGGATGGCGCGCATGAGTGGTTCCGGCGCGACTTGTTTCGGTATTTTCGCAGACGCTGAGGAAGCCGCGCAGGCATCGCAAAAATGCCGTGCGAAAGGATGGTGGGCGGAGGCTGGCCCCGCCCTGACCTGA
- the bioD gene encoding dethiobiotin synthase, translating to MKADQSGRAGFFITGTGTGVGKTLVSALMTMALDGDYWKPLQTGLAEDVCDTADITSLTRLPPERSHAPLYQFDAPLSPWSAARRAGGHVDLSRISLPATTRPLVIEGAGGLMVPLNAEQLMIDLIATCQLPVILVVGTGLGSINHALLSLEALRRRDLPIAGIVMNGAPHADDKDLILHFGGALPCASIPHLPDLTKESLNIEAARLRGIFPTRQSNETTRP from the coding sequence ATGAAGGCTGATCAAAGCGGAAGAGCCGGGTTTTTCATCACCGGCACAGGCACAGGCGTGGGTAAAACGCTCGTCTCAGCCCTCATGACAATGGCTCTCGATGGTGATTATTGGAAGCCCCTTCAAACCGGCCTCGCCGAGGATGTTTGCGACACGGCCGACATAACCTCCCTGACAAGGTTACCGCCTGAACGCAGTCATGCGCCCCTTTATCAGTTTGATGCCCCCCTATCGCCCTGGAGTGCGGCGCGGCGCGCTGGCGGTCATGTCGATTTATCCCGCATCTCTTTGCCAGCCACAACGCGCCCCCTCGTGATTGAAGGAGCCGGGGGACTGATGGTGCCACTTAATGCCGAGCAGCTCATGATTGATTTGATCGCGACATGCCAACTGCCCGTCATCCTTGTGGTCGGGACCGGGCTGGGCAGCATCAATCATGCGCTATTGAGTCTGGAAGCCCTGCGCAGGCGGGATCTCCCGATTGCCGGGATCGTGATGAACGGTGCGCCGCATGCTGACGATAAGGACCTCATCCTGCATTTTGGCGGGGCGCTGCCGTGCGCCTCCATCCCGCATCTGCCCGATCTGACAAAGGAAAGTTTGAATATAGAGGCCGCGCGGCTTCGGGGGATTTTCCCCACCCGTCAGAGCAATGAAACCACGCGACCGTAA
- a CDS encoding glycosyltransferase family 4 protein: MMRKAQVNGSIEAAPRAMIVLPRREGYASDQAGAIALLASRLAQPEDIVVGMRISGPVLPGGQFEAVPEPGLPWRWAREGVRYRIGVQQLIKKFRPDLVEVHNRPAMAHALARSGLPVSLFLHNDPQGMKGARTPAQREALIRKVRVVTVSRWLRKRYLEDVYTGDVDVLPNSLDLGALPPRPKAKAPIVLFVGRVVADKGADRFVQAWGHVRKQVPNWRAVMVGADRFRFNAPRTSFVDRVEREAEEHGITIAGYQMHQQVLDIMAMAAIVVVPSRWPEPFGLTALEAMASGAAVISSGSGGLPEVVGDAALTAAVDAPDELEEALLSLMQDSHKRANYAARGLERAQLFDTHPAIRRLQALRLKMVNRAGTPATP; this comes from the coding sequence ATGATGCGGAAGGCACAGGTCAACGGGTCAATCGAAGCTGCACCTCGGGCGATGATCGTCCTCCCCCGTCGGGAAGGTTACGCGTCCGACCAGGCAGGGGCCATCGCATTGCTGGCCTCGCGATTGGCGCAGCCTGAGGATATCGTGGTCGGGATGCGGATCAGCGGGCCTGTCCTGCCCGGCGGGCAGTTTGAAGCCGTGCCCGAACCGGGCCTGCCCTGGCGGTGGGCGCGGGAGGGGGTCCGCTACCGCATCGGCGTGCAGCAACTGATCAAAAAGTTTCGGCCTGACCTCGTGGAGGTGCATAACCGCCCGGCAATGGCCCATGCTTTGGCGCGGAGTGGCCTGCCTGTCAGTCTCTTTCTGCATAATGACCCTCAGGGTATGAAGGGCGCGCGCACCCCGGCACAACGTGAGGCCCTGATTCGCAAGGTGCGGGTCGTGACAGTCTCACGCTGGCTGCGGAAACGTTATCTTGAGGATGTCTATACCGGGGATGTCGATGTCCTCCCCAATTCGCTCGATCTCGGCGCGCTGCCACCGCGCCCGAAGGCGAAAGCGCCGATCGTCCTCTTCGTGGGGCGTGTCGTGGCGGATAAGGGGGCGGATCGTTTCGTGCAGGCCTGGGGCCATGTGCGCAAGCAGGTGCCGAACTGGCGCGCCGTTATGGTCGGCGCTGACCGATTCCGCTTCAATGCCCCGCGCACCAGTTTTGTCGACCGGGTGGAGCGTGAGGCGGAGGAGCACGGCATCACGATTGCGGGTTATCAGATGCACCAGCAGGTGCTGGATATCATGGCCATGGCCGCCATTGTGGTTGTTCCCAGTCGATGGCCGGAGCCTTTCGGGCTGACAGCGCTTGAGGCCATGGCGAGCGGTGCCGCTGTTATTTCCTCCGGCAGTGGTGGCCTGCCGGAAGTGGTAGGTGATGCGGCCCTCACCGCGGCGGTGGATGCCCCGGATGAGCTGGAAGAGGCGCTGCTCAGCCTCATGCAGGATTCTCACAAACGCGCGAATTACGCGGCACGTGGGCTTGAGCGCGCCCAGTTATTTGATACACATCCCGCCATTCGCCGCTTGCAGGCGCTGCGACTTAAAATGGTCAACAGGGCAGGAACGCCTGCCACACCCTGA
- a CDS encoding YqaA family protein — translation MLQRLYQKILALSAAPNAKWWLFAVAFAEASFFPIPVDVLLIPMVLAQPLKAWRLATMCTVGSVLGGLLGWCIGAFLFSYVALPIAEFYHATHSLLAMQEKFLRYGMAIILLKGLTPIPFKIITIAAGAAHYPIWPFLLACIVTRGGRFFLVAGLLRLFGAPIRDFIEKRLTLVLLAALILIIGGAAVVFYF, via the coding sequence ATGCTTCAACGTCTTTATCAGAAAATCCTCGCCCTCTCCGCCGCACCCAACGCAAAATGGTGGCTGTTCGCCGTCGCTTTTGCAGAAGCGTCATTTTTTCCGATCCCGGTCGATGTGCTGCTGATCCCGATGGTGCTCGCCCAACCCCTGAAGGCCTGGCGACTGGCCACAATGTGCACGGTCGGGAGCGTCCTTGGTGGCTTGTTAGGGTGGTGCATCGGGGCCTTTCTGTTCAGTTACGTTGCCCTGCCCATTGCGGAATTTTACCACGCGACCCATAGCTTACTGGCAATGCAGGAGAAATTCCTGCGTTATGGTATGGCGATCATCCTCTTAAAGGGGCTGACGCCGATCCCGTTTAAAATCATCACGATCGCAGCCGGGGCGGCGCATTACCCGATATGGCCATTTCTTCTTGCATGTATCGTGACGCGCGGGGGTCGTTTCTTCCTCGTCGCAGGTTTATTACGTCTTTTTGGCGCACCGATCCGGGATTTTATCGAGAAGCGCCTGACGCTGGTCCTTCTCGCGGCGCTCATTCTGATTATCGGTGGTGCCGCGGTCGTTTTCTATTTCTGA
- a CDS encoding alpha/beta fold hydrolase, protein MMTGRRPDLATGHAGEGPELVLMHGWGYDATLWDDVAPLLAPLAVTKLEAGYFGAAPFLTLPTRPFIAIGHSAGGLWFLKQNLAHCRAVILINSFTRFTRGEDFPSGQAASILARMSRRLATAPKDVITTFRKNIGDSSAFCHPVTDRLMSGLADLSADDARHQARIMTPPIHALAGSDDPLIPSPLSRMCFENPHHLAWAEGGHMLPLTQPHLCARFIRNIFDDLHP, encoded by the coding sequence ATGATGACAGGCCGTCGTCCTGACCTCGCAACGGGACATGCGGGTGAAGGGCCTGAACTGGTCCTGATGCATGGCTGGGGATATGACGCCACATTATGGGACGATGTGGCACCTCTCCTGGCGCCGCTTGCCGTCACAAAGCTTGAGGCCGGTTATTTCGGCGCTGCGCCCTTCCTCACCCTGCCGACCCGCCCTTTCATCGCCATCGGGCATTCCGCCGGCGGGCTGTGGTTTCTGAAGCAAAATCTGGCTCATTGCCGGGCCGTCATTCTGATCAACAGCTTCACCCGCTTCACACGCGGCGAAGACTTCCCGTCGGGTCAGGCAGCGTCCATTCTTGCGCGCATGTCACGTCGCCTTGCCACCGCGCCGAAGGATGTCATCACCACATTCCGTAAAAATATCGGTGACAGCAGCGCTTTCTGTCATCCAGTTACGGATCGATTGATGTCTGGCCTCGCTGACCTCTCGGCGGATGACGCCCGACACCAGGCACGCATCATGACGCCGCCCATCCATGCGCTCGCCGGGTCGGACGATCCGCTTATTCCTTCGCCTCTATCCCGCATGTGTTTTGAAAATCCGCATCATCTTGCATGGGCAGAGGGCGGTCATATGCTCCCCCTGACCCAGCCACATTTATGCGCCCGATTTATCAGAAATATTTTTGACGATTTGCACCCATGA
- a CDS encoding methyltransferase: MNPADIARGFNRATFYDEAARVQARTAILLRDQLAGIYTARAAPRRILEIGSGTGLMTAALLNLFPQAELIVTDLSRDMLARCREKMRSQYPARPVTYIAMDGERPSLIPSFDLICSNFCVQWFQNRRESFEHLRRLLRDEGVMALSTLAEGSFREWHMACAAAGISAGFGPWPSLTTLTAEFPQEGTSTWAAHRLTDPVGSGRQFLRDIRRIGAAPSGFAKRSLSPQALTRVLTLFDQAGTSMTYEVAIGIYFAQEARHEG, translated from the coding sequence ATGAACCCGGCTGACATCGCGCGGGGTTTCAACCGCGCCACATTTTATGACGAAGCCGCACGCGTGCAGGCGCGGACAGCAATATTATTGCGCGACCAGCTCGCCGGGATTTATACCGCACGCGCAGCGCCGCGGCGTATTCTTGAAATCGGCAGCGGCACGGGGTTGATGACGGCGGCGCTGCTCAACCTCTTTCCGCAAGCCGAACTGATTGTGACGGATCTCTCCCGGGACATGCTGGCACGATGCCGCGAGAAGATGCGTTCGCAATATCCCGCGCGGCCCGTCACCTACATCGCGATGGATGGTGAACGCCCCAGCCTGATCCCGTCTTTTGACCTGATCTGCTCCAACTTCTGCGTGCAATGGTTTCAAAATCGCCGGGAAAGTTTTGAGCATCTCCGCCGCCTTTTACGAGATGAGGGGGTCATGGCGCTTTCAACGCTTGCTGAGGGCAGTTTCCGGGAATGGCATATGGCCTGCGCCGCCGCTGGCATTTCCGCGGGCTTCGGCCCATGGCCGTCACTGACGACTCTCACGGCGGAATTTCCGCAGGAGGGCACGTCGACATGGGCCGCCCACCGCCTGACCGACCCGGTCGGGAGCGGGCGGCAATTTCTGCGGGATATCAGACGGATCGGCGCGGCGCCATCCGGTTTTGCGAAGCGCTCACTCTCCCCCCAGGCTCTGACGCGTGTCCTGACATTATTTGACCAAGCGGGCACGTCCATGACTTACGAGGTCGCGATCGGCATATATTTCGCGCAGGAGGCTCGGCATGAAGGCTGA
- a CDS encoding SDR family oxidoreductase, which produces MPQQVAVVTGAGSGIGRATIRLLAEYGFDIALMGRDAKRLKAAATELKPSNVRTLVMPVDVADGEALEAAADRVEEKLGAITVWINAAGVSATGPVLSLEAAAYAQVMRVNYLGAVNGTRAALRVMRRRGEGQIVNIGLAPRLRGLPLQSANNGAHAGLNAFCDCVRPEIQALSDRITLTMVNLPWINTPRWTWGRNRSGHQLKPIGPIYEPEVAAHAITRAIFSRQRDVTVGASSIIPQFLSTFLPQVRDAFHACRGVARQRGLGKAHHPAETSHEDNLEQSVEGAFAARGPHEAQPFRPRGRKPVLLTHRLRYILGTIVTLALFYAFGYVAPPRFPRKK; this is translated from the coding sequence ATGCCGCAACAAGTCGCTGTTGTCACCGGAGCGGGAAGTGGCATCGGGCGCGCCACAATCCGCCTGCTGGCAGAATATGGTTTTGATATCGCCCTGATGGGGCGCGATGCAAAACGCCTCAAGGCCGCGGCGACGGAGCTTAAGCCCTCCAATGTCAGGACCCTCGTCATGCCGGTTGATGTCGCGGATGGCGAGGCACTGGAGGCGGCGGCCGATCGGGTTGAGGAGAAGCTCGGCGCGATCACGGTCTGGATCAATGCAGCCGGCGTGTCCGCCACCGGCCCCGTCTTGTCGCTTGAAGCCGCGGCCTACGCGCAGGTGATGCGGGTAAATTATCTCGGCGCCGTCAATGGCACGCGCGCCGCCCTGCGCGTCATGCGCCGTCGTGGTGAGGGGCAGATCGTCAATATCGGCCTCGCCCCGCGCCTGCGCGGCCTGCCCCTCCAGAGCGCGAATAATGGCGCCCATGCCGGACTCAATGCGTTTTGCGACTGCGTCCGGCCTGAAATACAAGCTCTCTCCGACCGCATCACCCTGACGATGGTCAACCTCCCCTGGATCAACACACCACGCTGGACGTGGGGCCGTAACCGGTCAGGTCATCAATTGAAGCCGATCGGCCCGATTTATGAGCCGGAAGTCGCGGCCCATGCGATCACGCGGGCAATTTTCAGCCGACAGCGCGACGTGACGGTGGGGGCCTCCTCCATTATCCCACAATTTCTCAGCACATTTCTGCCGCAGGTTCGCGACGCTTTTCATGCGTGTCGCGGCGTCGCCCGGCAGAGAGGATTGGGCAAGGCGCATCACCCTGCCGAAACCTCTCACGAAGATAATCTTGAACAAAGCGTTGAGGGTGCCTTTGCAGCGCGTGGGCCGCATGAGGCCCAACCTTTTCGCCCACGCGGGCGCAAGCCTGTGCTGCTGACCCATCGCCTGCGCTATATATTGGGGACCATCGTGACATTGGCGCTGTTTTACGCTTTTGGATATGTCGCGCCCCCGCGCTTTCCCCGCAAAAAATGA
- a CDS encoding NUDIX hydrolase — MTEPDWLTLSREVQAIAQNGLTFSTNLYDVARYHRLRDIASDLLAIRSGEDASTLRLLHAQESGYATPKIDVRAAVFDKEGRILLVRETLDAGRWTLPGGWADVNLTTAENAVKEAREESGYDVAPIKLAALWDRARQGHRPEVFSCAKLFYICRLVGGVALQNTDETCGTGWFTRDEIPADLSSGRVRMHQIERMFDHHQQPDLMTDFE; from the coding sequence ATGACGGAACCGGACTGGTTGACCCTCAGTCGAGAGGTGCAGGCCATCGCGCAGAATGGACTGACTTTCAGTACAAATCTCTATGATGTCGCGCGTTATCACCGTCTACGCGATATTGCGTCGGACCTTCTCGCCATCCGGTCGGGGGAGGATGCGTCGACCCTGCGCCTCCTCCATGCGCAGGAAAGCGGTTACGCCACGCCTAAAATCGATGTGCGCGCCGCTGTTTTCGACAAAGAGGGCCGCATCCTGCTGGTGCGGGAGACTCTCGATGCAGGTCGCTGGACGCTTCCGGGTGGCTGGGCCGATGTTAATCTCACAACGGCTGAAAATGCCGTCAAGGAAGCGCGGGAGGAGAGCGGCTATGACGTCGCTCCCATCAAGCTTGCCGCTTTGTGGGACCGCGCCCGTCAGGGCCATCGACCGGAGGTCTTCAGTTGTGCCAAATTATTCTACATATGTCGCCTTGTGGGCGGGGTCGCGCTGCAGAATACGGATGAGACATGCGGGACGGGCTGGTTCACGCGGGATGAAATTCCGGCCGACCTCTCTTCCGGTCGTGTCCGGATGCACCAGATAGAACGTATGTTCGACCATCATCAACAGCCGGATTTGATGACGGATTTTGAATAA
- a CDS encoding cysteine synthase A encodes MKGWPRTSDSMSEAIGGTPLILLRGVSEATGCKIYGKAEFMNPGGSVKDRAALAIISDAEARGQLKPGGVIVEGTAGNTGIGLTLVAHARGYRTIIVMPETQSREKIDFLRMIGADLRLVPAKPYRDPGNYVHVSRRIAEETPGAVWANQFDNIANREGHRRTTAAEIWSQLDGRIDAFTCACGTGGTLAGVALGLADASRAAGRPRPHIVLADPEGSGLAGWVKNGDLTPSGSSITEGIGQSRVTGNLEGVTFDDAEKIPDAEALELIFALQMQEGLSLGGSSGINIAAAARTARKLGPGHNIVTILCDGGARYQSKLFNPAFLRQKDLPIPSWLKDEM; translated from the coding sequence ATGAAGGGCTGGCCCCGGACATCTGACTCCATGTCTGAAGCCATCGGCGGCACACCGCTTATCCTTTTGCGCGGCGTCTCCGAAGCGACAGGCTGCAAAATCTACGGCAAAGCGGAATTCATGAATCCCGGTGGTTCGGTCAAAGATCGGGCCGCGCTGGCGATTATTTCCGACGCGGAGGCGCGTGGTCAGTTAAAGCCGGGCGGTGTCATCGTGGAGGGGACAGCGGGCAATACCGGCATCGGCCTGACCCTCGTCGCCCATGCGCGCGGTTACCGCACAATCATCGTCATGCCCGAGACACAGAGTCGGGAAAAAATCGATTTTTTAAGGATGATCGGCGCGGACCTGCGTCTTGTCCCCGCAAAGCCCTATCGCGATCCGGGTAATTACGTCCATGTCTCCCGACGCATTGCGGAGGAGACACCCGGCGCGGTCTGGGCCAATCAATTTGACAATATTGCCAATCGTGAGGGCCATCGCCGCACGACCGCCGCGGAAATCTGGTCACAACTGGATGGCCGGATTGATGCATTCACCTGCGCCTGCGGCACGGGCGGGACCTTGGCAGGCGTCGCATTGGGTCTGGCCGACGCATCACGCGCGGCAGGTCGCCCGCGACCGCACATCGTCCTCGCAGATCCGGAGGGGTCCGGCCTGGCGGGCTGGGTCAAAAACGGTGATCTCACCCCTTCCGGCAGTTCCATCACAGAAGGGATTGGCCAGTCCCGCGTGACAGGAAATCTTGAGGGCGTCACATTTGACGATGCGGAAAAAATCCCTGATGCGGAGGCGCTTGAGTTGATTTTCGCGCTGCAGATGCAGGAGGGTCTTAGCCTTGGCGGCTCATCGGGCATCAATATCGCCGCCGCGGCCCGCACGGCGCGGAAACTGGGCCCGGGCCATAATATCGTGACGATCCTGTGCGATGGTGGCGCACGCTATCAGTCAAAGCTCTTCAATCCGGCATTTCTGCGTCAGAAGGACCTCCCGATACCGTCATGGCTGAAGGACGAAATGTAA
- a CDS encoding aminotransferase class I/II-fold pyridoxal phosphate-dependent enzyme, protein MSRFDPIFQKSLAQRKNAGLFRQALPAHPAPNPHAARRHDFRSNDYLGLSHHEKLASRAALWAQEYGSGAGASRLVSGTLAAHELVESKLAALKSTESALLFPSGFQANIGVLSALLNLSMEATGEAPSIYMDRLNHASLHLACNAAGVRQKRFRHNDVNHLQDLLKRDTASKGLRFIVTESVFSMDGDRAPLEDLRLLADRYDAFLYIDDAHATGILGEAGCGLASAVKPDLILGTCGKALGSMGAFIAVSQTLRDWVTNHCASFIYSTAVAPPILGAIDAALDVLPDMTAERENVATMAACLRQKLYEAGLATGASSTQIVPFMVGDNEAALEIAARLRKENIYATAIRPPTVPSHTARLRLALHAGLTREDVLTCAEKLIEIHNDVIGI, encoded by the coding sequence ATGTCTCGTTTTGACCCTATCTTCCAGAAATCGCTCGCGCAGCGTAAAAATGCGGGGCTTTTCCGGCAGGCGCTGCCAGCGCATCCCGCGCCGAACCCTCATGCGGCGCGGCGCCATGATTTCCGCAGCAATGATTACCTTGGCCTGTCCCACCATGAAAAACTGGCATCCCGCGCGGCCTTGTGGGCGCAGGAATATGGAAGTGGCGCGGGTGCGTCCCGCCTCGTCTCCGGCACACTTGCCGCGCATGAGTTGGTTGAGTCGAAACTTGCCGCGCTCAAATCGACTGAGAGCGCCTTGTTGTTTCCATCTGGGTTTCAGGCGAATATCGGCGTGTTATCGGCGCTGCTCAACCTGTCGATGGAGGCCACTGGCGAGGCACCTTCCATCTATATGGACCGACTTAACCATGCGAGCCTGCATTTAGCGTGCAACGCGGCAGGTGTGCGGCAGAAGCGCTTTCGTCACAATGACGTCAATCACCTTCAGGATCTTCTCAAACGCGACACCGCGTCGAAGGGGCTGCGCTTTATCGTGACGGAAAGCGTCTTCTCCATGGATGGCGACCGCGCACCGTTGGAAGATCTCCGCCTGTTGGCTGATCGTTACGACGCTTTTCTCTATATTGACGACGCCCATGCAACCGGCATTTTGGGGGAGGCCGGGTGCGGCCTCGCCAGTGCGGTCAAGCCTGACCTCATACTCGGCACATGTGGCAAGGCTCTGGGATCCATGGGGGCATTTATTGCCGTGTCTCAAACCCTGCGTGACTGGGTCACCAATCATTGTGCCTCCTTTATTTACAGCACGGCCGTCGCCCCCCCGATCCTCGGGGCCATTGACGCGGCGCTTGACGTCCTGCCCGACATGACGGCGGAACGGGAAAACGTGGCCACCATGGCGGCATGTTTGCGGCAGAAACTCTATGAAGCCGGACTTGCGACAGGGGCGTCATCCACGCAGATCGTCCCTTTCATGGTCGGTGATAATGAGGCGGCTCTCGAAATCGCAGCTCGTCTCAGAAAGGAAAATATCTACGCCACCGCGATCCGACCGCCGACGGTGCCCAGCCACACGGCGCGGCTGAGATTGGCCCTCCATGCCGGGCTGACGCGGGAAGATGTGCTGACCTGCGCCGAGAAGCTGATCGAAATCCATAATGACGTGATCGGCATATGA
- a CDS encoding DUF2272 domain-containing protein, translating into MSACSAPPRPTGASGGVVYDADGRASWSSYNHAPDFATLNYEPFNRQDAVAIALREWRLFGSPVVDDDPESRPDNADPSLKPERMPGLWQRVGEYWWIGQNAGAHQVGWTGKQDGTGRRFPARDDGNYAWSAAFISYVMRIDGANSRFPYSPNHATYINAAVSGQTSGLIARRPSDYAPQLGDLICVGRGRSRDITYAMLPTARNFPSHCGIIVGTGQSGAPFGRQISMIGGNVMDAVALTHVPTDAAGRLADSSGQSYDSRYNWLTVLQVRYDAEQEPDAGM; encoded by the coding sequence ATGTCCGCATGCAGCGCCCCACCCCGCCCCACCGGCGCATCAGGTGGCGTGGTGTATGACGCGGATGGCCGGGCAAGCTGGTCCAGCTATAATCACGCGCCGGATTTCGCGACACTGAATTATGAGCCCTTCAACCGGCAGGATGCGGTGGCCATCGCCCTGCGTGAATGGCGCCTCTTCGGCAGCCCCGTCGTGGATGATGACCCGGAATCCCGTCCCGATAATGCTGATCCCAGCCTCAAGCCTGAGCGCATGCCGGGATTATGGCAGCGCGTCGGTGAATATTGGTGGATCGGGCAGAATGCCGGCGCGCATCAGGTTGGCTGGACAGGCAAGCAGGATGGCACAGGGCGGCGCTTTCCGGCGCGGGATGACGGTAATTACGCGTGGTCCGCAGCTTTTATCTCCTATGTCATGCGGATTGATGGCGCGAATAGCCGCTTCCCCTATTCTCCTAATCACGCGACCTACATCAATGCCGCTGTCTCCGGCCAGACATCGGGCCTGATTGCCCGCCGCCCCTCCGATTATGCGCCTCAATTGGGTGACCTCATCTGTGTCGGGCGCGGGCGCAGCCGCGACATTACATACGCGATGCTTCCTACGGCGCGGAATTTCCCGTCCCATTGCGGCATCATTGTCGGCACAGGTCAGAGTGGCGCGCCTTTCGGGCGGCAGATCAGCATGATCGGGGGCAATGTCATGGACGCTGTCGCCCTTACCCACGTCCCGACAGACGCCGCCGGAAGGCTGGCGGACAGCTCCGGGCAGAGTTATGACAGCCGCTATAACTGGCTGACTGTTCTGCAGGTAAGATATGATGCGGAGCAGGAGCCGGATGCCGGGATGTAA
- a CDS encoding response regulator produces the protein MSTRPHLLVVDDDREIRALLARYLERNDFRVSTARDCVEARQVWLRPRQKWTVLP, from the coding sequence ATGTCCACGCGCCCCCACCTCCTCGTCGTTGATGATGATCGCGAGATCCGCGCCTTACTGGCGCGGTATCTTGAGAGAAACGATTTCCGCGTGTCGACAGCGCGTGACTGTGTGGAAGCACGTCAGGTCTGGTTGCGCCCTCGACAGAAATGGACAGTTCTGCCATGA